In one Agelaius phoeniceus isolate bAgePho1 chromosome 21, bAgePho1.hap1, whole genome shotgun sequence genomic region, the following are encoded:
- the TMEM141 gene encoding transmembrane protein 141 isoform X4, with amino-acid sequence MWLPSTRYGPVQPPGIPRAVLGRSAGAVGTSRPCPVTPASVSAGSGAAFAVQNMARQKLPYSLQWSLLLAAAAGSLGSYVVTRAETQKCSNFWIYLETGKSLQEFTVTGGVSQPAENLPSAEDRDGAATLVRRNRYGDVVE; translated from the exons ATGTGGCTGCCAAGCACCCG GTACGGGCCGGTCCAGCCACCCGGCATCCCCCGGGCTGTCCTTGGCCGCTCCGCGGGGGCAGTGGGGACGTCCCGGCCGTGTCCGGTAACCCCGGCCTCGGTCTCGGCAGGCAGCGGGGCCGCCTTCGCGGTGCAGAATATGGCGCGGCAGAAGCTGCCATACAGCCTGCAGTGGAGCCTGCTGTTGGCTGCGG ctgcagggtcCCTCGGAAGCTACGTGGTAACCAGAGCTGAGACGCAGAAATGCTCCAACTTCTGGATTTACCTGGAGACAGGCAAGTCCCTGCAAGAGTTCACCGTGACTGGTGGGGTGTCTCAACCCGCAG AAAACCTCCCTAGTGCAGAAGACAGGGACGGCGCTGCAACACTGGTGAGGAGGAACAGATACGGTGACGTGGTGGAGTAG
- the TMEM141 gene encoding transmembrane protein 141 isoform X1 — translation MVNLGVRRVEDDVAAKHPALQQYAACQSHAFMKGIGTFLAGSGAAFAVQNMARQKLPYSLQWSLLLAAAAGSLGSYVVTRAETQKCSNFWIYLETGKSLQEFTVTGGVSQPAENLPSAEDRDGAATLVRRNRYGDVVE, via the exons ATGGTGAACCTGGGCGTGCGGCGGGTGGAGGACGATGTGGCTGCCAAGCACCCG GCGCTGCAGCAGTACGCGGCTTGCCAGTCTCACGCCTTCATGAAGGGCATCGGCACCTTCTTGGCAG GCAGCGGGGCCGCCTTCGCGGTGCAGAATATGGCGCGGCAGAAGCTGCCATACAGCCTGCAGTGGAGCCTGCTGTTGGCTGCGG ctgcagggtcCCTCGGAAGCTACGTGGTAACCAGAGCTGAGACGCAGAAATGCTCCAACTTCTGGATTTACCTGGAGACAGGCAAGTCCCTGCAAGAGTTCACCGTGACTGGTGGGGTGTCTCAACCCGCAG AAAACCTCCCTAGTGCAGAAGACAGGGACGGCGCTGCAACACTGGTGAGGAGGAACAGATACGGTGACGTGGTGGAGTAG
- the TMEM141 gene encoding transmembrane protein 141 isoform X2, which yields MKGPLRFRHGRGGRGGWQGRVLPRAGPGTLAMVNLGVRRVEDDVAAKHPALQQYAACQSHAFMKGIGTFLAGSGAAFAVQNMARQKLPYSLQWSLLLAAAAGSLGSYVVTRAETQKCSNFWIYLETENLPSAEDRDGAATLVRRNRYGDVVE from the exons ATGAAAGGGCCCCTCCGCTTCCGCCATGGCCGCGGCGGAAGGGGCGGGTGGCAGGGGCGGGTCctgccccgggccgggcccggcacccTAGCCATGGTGAACCTGGGCGTGCGGCGGGTGGAGGACGATGTGGCTGCCAAGCACCCG GCGCTGCAGCAGTACGCGGCTTGCCAGTCTCACGCCTTCATGAAGGGCATCGGCACCTTCTTGGCAG GCAGCGGGGCCGCCTTCGCGGTGCAGAATATGGCGCGGCAGAAGCTGCCATACAGCCTGCAGTGGAGCCTGCTGTTGGCTGCGG ctgcagggtcCCTCGGAAGCTACGTGGTAACCAGAGCTGAGACGCAGAAATGCTCCAACTTCTGGATTTACCTGGAGACAG AAAACCTCCCTAGTGCAGAAGACAGGGACGGCGCTGCAACACTGGTGAGGAGGAACAGATACGGTGACGTGGTGGAGTAG
- the ENTPD2 gene encoding ectonucleoside triphosphate diphosphohydrolase 2: MARRLAALLLLLALGCLLGILLLLLGSGDTRGPPGFKYGIVLDAGSSHTAMFIYKWPADKENDTGVVSEHSMCDVEGPGISSYSSNPLAAGTSLEHCLNQALRDVPKEKHAGTPLYLGATAGMRLLNIADPQASDAVLRAVAATLRTYPFDFRGAKILSGEEEGVFGWVTTNYLLENFIKRGWLGEWIHPQKKTLGAMDFGGASTQITFETRDTIENPRNEVMLKLYGQAYKVYTHSFLCYGRDQVLKRLLSKFLQAERYQETVSHPCWPMGYNKSLLLSTIYDSPCTEKERPSLALNTTVTLVGTGNGNLCTLHVSKLFDFTNCSFSHCSFDGVFQPKISGNFIAFSAFFYTVDFIQTVMGRPVHLPNNLKDAAETICATSWSELLLKAPKLEKRLPDYCAVSTFVYLLTTKGYSFNNHSFPNIAFQKKAGETSIGWALGYMLNLTNMIPAEKPSSHKSMLYNYWVLLILLFVVTTLTSLVTAICLLRHSKSSII; this comes from the exons ATGGCCCGCCGCCTGGCcgccctgctcctgcttctggCCCTCGGCTGCCTACTgggcatcctcctcctcctcctcggctCTGGGGACACACGGGGCCCGCCGGGCTTCAAG TACGGCATCGTGCTGGACGCTGGGTCCTCCCACACCGCCATGTTCATCTACAAGTGGCCTGCAGACAAGGAGAATGACACCGGGGTGGTCAGCGAGCACAGCATGTGTGATGTGGAGG GTCCTGGCATCTCCAGCTACAGCTCAAACCCGCTGGCGGCTGGGACAAGCCTGGAGCACTGCCTGAACCAGGCCCTGAGAGATGTGCCCAAGGAGAAGCATGCAGGCACGCCGCTTTACCTGGGTGCCACGGCTGGCATGCGTCTGCTCAA CATTGCGGACCCACAGGCGTCGGACGCTGTCCTCAGAGCTGTAGCAGCCACACTGAGGACGTACCCCTTTGATTTCCGGGGAGCAAAGATCCTGTcaggggaagaggaaggggtCTTTGGCTGGGTCACTACAAACTATCTCCTGGAGAACTTCATCAAG CGTGGATGGCTCGGAGAATGGATCCACCCTCAGAAGAAGACCCTGGGGGCCATGGACTTTGGAGGTGCTTCCACACAGATCACCTTTGAAACCAGGGACACGATTGAAAACCCCAGAAATGAGGTGATGCTGAAACTGTATGGCCAGGCATACAAAGTGTACACACACAGCTTCCTCTGCTATGGGAGGGACCAGGTCCTCAAGAGGCTGCTCTCCAAGTTCCTCCAG GCTGAGCGCTACCAAGAAACtgtctcccatccctgctggcctATGGGCTACAACAAGAGCCTGTTGTTGAGCACCATCTATGACAGCCCCTGCACGGAGAAGGAGAGACCAAGCCTTGCCCTCAACACCACTGTTACCTTGGTcggcactgggaatgggaacctCTGCACTCTGCATGTCAGCAAGCTCTTTGACTTCACCAACTGCTCCTTCTCCCACTGCTCCTTTGATGGTGTTTTCCAGCCGAAGATTTCAGGAAACTTCATT GCCTTCTCTGCCTTCTTCTACACAGTGGATTTCATACAGACTGTGATGGGAAGACCCGTGCACCTGCCCAACAACCTGAAGGATGCTGCAGAGACCATCTGTGCCACCAGCTGGAGTGAG ctgctcctgaaAGCCCCAAAGCTGGAGAAGAGGCTGCCAGATTACTGTGCTGTCAGCACATTTGTGTATTTGCTCACCACCAAAGGCTACAGCTTCAACAACCACTCCTTCCCCAACATTGCCTTCCAGAAGAAG GCAGGAGAAACCTCCATTGGCTGGGCCCTGGGCTACATGCTGAACCTCACCAACATGATCCCGGCAGAGAAGCCCTCCTCCCACAAAAGCATGCTGTACAATTACTGGGTCCTCCTCATCCTGCTCTTCGTGGTCACCACCCTGACATCCCTGGTGACTGCTATCTGCCTGCTCCGGCACAGCAAGTCCAGCATAATctga
- the TMEM141 gene encoding transmembrane protein 141 isoform X5, translated as MKGPLRFRHGRGGRGGWQGRVLPRAGPGTLAMVNLGVRRVEDDVAAKHPALQQYAACQSHAFMKGIGTFLAGSGAAFAVQNMARQKLPYSLQWSLLLAAENLPSAEDRDGAATLVRRNRYGDVVE; from the exons ATGAAAGGGCCCCTCCGCTTCCGCCATGGCCGCGGCGGAAGGGGCGGGTGGCAGGGGCGGGTCctgccccgggccgggcccggcacccTAGCCATGGTGAACCTGGGCGTGCGGCGGGTGGAGGACGATGTGGCTGCCAAGCACCCG GCGCTGCAGCAGTACGCGGCTTGCCAGTCTCACGCCTTCATGAAGGGCATCGGCACCTTCTTGGCAG GCAGCGGGGCCGCCTTCGCGGTGCAGAATATGGCGCGGCAGAAGCTGCCATACAGCCTGCAGTGGAGCCTGCTGTTGGCTGCGG AAAACCTCCCTAGTGCAGAAGACAGGGACGGCGCTGCAACACTGGTGAGGAGGAACAGATACGGTGACGTGGTGGAGTAG
- the TMEM141 gene encoding transmembrane protein 141 isoform X3: protein MKGPLRFRHGRGGRGGWQGRVLPRAGPGTLAMVNLGVRRVEDDVAAKHPALQQYAACQSHAFMKGIGTFLAGSGAAFAVQNMARQKLPYSLQWSLLLAAAAGSLGSYVVTRAETQKCSNFWIYLETGKSLQEFTVTGGVSQPAESAW from the exons ATGAAAGGGCCCCTCCGCTTCCGCCATGGCCGCGGCGGAAGGGGCGGGTGGCAGGGGCGGGTCctgccccgggccgggcccggcacccTAGCCATGGTGAACCTGGGCGTGCGGCGGGTGGAGGACGATGTGGCTGCCAAGCACCCG GCGCTGCAGCAGTACGCGGCTTGCCAGTCTCACGCCTTCATGAAGGGCATCGGCACCTTCTTGGCAG GCAGCGGGGCCGCCTTCGCGGTGCAGAATATGGCGCGGCAGAAGCTGCCATACAGCCTGCAGTGGAGCCTGCTGTTGGCTGCGG ctgcagggtcCCTCGGAAGCTACGTGGTAACCAGAGCTGAGACGCAGAAATGCTCCAACTTCTGGATTTACCTGGAGACAGGCAAGTCCCTGCAAGAGTTCACCGTGACTGGTGGGGTGTCTCAACCCGCAG AGAGTGCCTGGTGA
- the PAXX gene encoding protein PAXX translates to MAEAEGPFHVLRTGTGRFLCYCGPDGAVYVTDAMEVWAGELGDCPALGFRCPPEEHGAMLRAALDHGAAALSLGPGSATLRLPEEPQCPALALAQLPAAEARSQLQALVFGMAGCIESLERRLEAVETLASSCSPEKNAARSQQLFLPDPSPRKSKASGSALPGKRKVPGESLINPGFKSKKVPSGVNFEDS, encoded by the exons ATGGCGGAAGCGGAGGGGCCCTTTCATGTGCTCCGGACCGGGACAGGCCGGTTCCTCTGCTACTGCGGACCCGACGGCGCCGTCTA TGTGACCGACGCGATGGAGGTCTGGGCCGGGGAGCTCGGTGACTGCCCGGCGCTCGGCTTT CGGTGCCCGCCGGAGGAGCACGGCGCGATGCTCAG GGCCGCCCTGGATCACGGAGCCGCCGCGCTGAGCCTGGGCCCGGGTTCGGCCACGCTGCGGCTGCCGGAGGAGCCGCAGTGCCCGGCCCTGGCCCTCGCCCAGCTGCCCGCCGCCGAGGCGCGCAGCCAGCTGCAGGCGCTGGTCTTCGGCATGGCCGGCTGCATCGAGAGCCTGGAGAGGCGCCTGGAAG CAGTGGAGACGTTAGCATcttcctgcagccctgagaAGAACGCTGCCCGGAGCCAGCAGCTCTTCCTGCCAG accccagccccaggaagaGTAAGGCTTCTGGCTCAGCTTTGCCAGGCAAAAGGAAGGTTCCGGGGGAGTCTCTCATTAACCCTGGTTTCAAAAg CAAGAAGGTGCCATCTGGAGTGAATTTCGAGGACTCCTGA